The following proteins are encoded in a genomic region of Coffea eugenioides isolate CCC68of chromosome 6, Ceug_1.0, whole genome shotgun sequence:
- the LOC113775243 gene encoding phospholipase A2-alpha, giving the protein MASTPHESLKSAAAAQFLTFVLFTLQFSAIPTNALNIGLQLDPGVKLKKECSSTCESTFCGVAPFLRYGKYCGLLYSGCPGEAPCDGLDACCMAHDKCIQSKNNDYFSQECNQNLLNCVNGFYKSGARTFKGNTCSVDEVVFLMRKVIGAAILAGRILHHKQDGV; this is encoded by the exons ATGGCTTCTACTCCCCATGAGTCATTGAAGTCAGCAGCAGCAGCACAGTTTCTCACATTTGTGCTTTTCACCCTTCAGTTTTCTGCTATTCCTACTAATGCACTGAATATTGGTTTGCAATTAGATCCAGGCGTCAAATTG AAAAAAGAGTGTAGCAGTACGTGTGAATCCACGTTCTGTGGAG TTGCTCCATTTCTAAGATATGGGAAGTATTGTGGGCTTCTGTATAGCGGTTGTCCAGGGGAGGCGCCATGTGATGGTTTAGACGCTTGCTGTATGGCGCATGATAAATGCATTCAAAGCAAAAACA ATGACTATTTTAGCCAAGAGTGCAACCAAAATCTCCTCAATTGCGTGAATGGATTCTACAAGTCAGGTGCACGAACTTTTAAAGGGAACACTTGTTCAGTGGATGAAGTTGTTTTCCTTATGAGAAAGGTGATTGGCGCAGCCATATTGGCTGGAAGAATATTGCATCATAAACAAGATGGAGTGTAG